From Candidatus Syntrophoarchaeum caldarius, the proteins below share one genomic window:
- a CDS encoding Quinolinate synthetase A, whose product MQIIESIANLKEEKNAIILAHNYVRGELQDIADVVGDSLELARSASATDASVIVFCGVDFMAETASILNPDKKVLIPDIGSICPMAQMLMVEDLIEAKKAHPDAKVVLYVNTLAEAKVHADCICTSANADRIVNAMESDTILFGPDINLGNYVRKHTDKKIIPVPAYGLCPTHHQITLSDLIKAKKAHPGAEVVVHPECVEEVQDMADQIASTSGMVKYCKHSDADEFLIGTEVGLIYRMKKEMPDKKFYPVSESAVCPQMKMHTLEKVERALREEIFEVKVPEMIQKEAIKPIMRMLDLSK is encoded by the coding sequence ATGCAGATTATAGAATCGATTGCGAACCTCAAAGAAGAGAAGAACGCGATCATACTTGCCCATAATTACGTGAGAGGAGAACTCCAGGATATCGCTGACGTTGTGGGCGACTCGCTTGAGCTTGCAAGATCTGCATCAGCAACAGATGCCAGTGTTATCGTATTCTGCGGTGTGGATTTTATGGCAGAGACCGCATCAATCTTAAACCCGGATAAGAAGGTCTTAATCCCTGATATCGGTTCAATATGCCCGATGGCACAGATGCTCATGGTAGAGGATCTCATTGAAGCAAAGAAGGCTCATCCTGATGCAAAGGTTGTGCTCTATGTGAACACCCTTGCAGAGGCAAAGGTACATGCAGACTGTATCTGTACATCTGCAAATGCGGATAGGATTGTCAACGCCATGGAGTCAGATACGATTCTTTTTGGCCCTGATATTAACCTTGGAAATTATGTCAGGAAACACACGGATAAAAAGATAATCCCTGTTCCAGCGTATGGCCTGTGTCCAACACACCATCAGATAACGCTCTCAGATCTCATCAAGGCGAAGAAGGCTCATCCTGGGGCAGAAGTTGTTGTTCATCCTGAGTGTGTCGAAGAGGTGCAGGATATGGCAGATCAAATTGCATCAACAAGCGGGATGGTTAAATACTGCAAGCATTCAGATGCAGATGAGTTTTTGATCGGCACCGAAGTTGGGCTAATCTACAGAATGAAGAAGGAGATGCCGGATAAGAAATTTTATCCAGTCTCAGAAAGTGCTGTATGCCCACAGATGAAGATGCACACGCTTGAAAAGGTTGAGCGAGCTTTAAGAGAAGAGATCTTTGAGGTTAAGGTCCCTGAAATGATACAGAAAGAGGCGATCAAGCCAATTATGAGGATGCTTGACCTCTCGAAGTGA
- a CDS encoding metal-binding protein — MHPEALDELAAKAVDYGATVAKVIPVEKIAIDERTRIKCQFGCPNYRRGLMCPPYVPAPEVFSKVLNRYNWAILFEFEVPGEDVKRVDEVQKQVQALIERMELEAMSLGYNFALGLKAGGCRICDRCVAWLGEENLLCRHPDRARPAMEALGIDVIQTLRNTGYDTIPRRVFALLLVD, encoded by the coding sequence ATGCATCCAGAAGCTCTTGATGAACTTGCTGCAAAGGCGGTTGATTACGGTGCAACGGTGGCAAAAGTAATACCAGTTGAAAAAATTGCGATCGATGAACGGACGCGAATCAAATGCCAGTTTGGTTGTCCAAACTACAGACGCGGACTCATGTGCCCGCCCTATGTTCCAGCACCTGAAGTCTTCTCAAAAGTCCTGAATCGTTATAACTGGGCAATTCTCTTTGAGTTTGAAGTTCCAGGTGAGGATGTAAAAAGAGTGGATGAGGTTCAGAAGCAGGTACAGGCTTTAATCGAGCGAATGGAGCTTGAAGCAATGAGTCTTGGATACAACTTCGCACTCGGTCTCAAGGCTGGTGGATGCAGGATCTGTGATCGGTGCGTTGCATGGCTTGGGGAAGAAAATCTTCTCTGCAGACACCCAGACCGTGCGAGACCTGCGATGGAAGCGCTCGGGATTGATGTTATTCAGACGCTCAGGAATACGGGGTATGATACAATCCCACGACGGGTTTTCGCGTTACTTCTTGTTGATTGA